One segment of Solanum lycopersicum chromosome 1, SLM_r2.1 DNA contains the following:
- the LOC101249025 gene encoding kinetochore protein NDC80 homolog produces MRGAGRRRTNSAVPDRRHPPPTPINDPRQFISTGGRDSDASFASSRPSSAGVNTRSSAIPISDRSYQLSALRTINAYLSSHSLPFTLKHPLPSAKDITETLKFILSRFGFSLAESHKLEDDLQTLLKSLNCPVKLNKSALRAPGTPHSWPSLLAAIHWLVQLCKFDDYRMSSAQPLAPSNKELRYTVESYLHYFRGKDDQVDELDRQFMQELEQHKERLVEDVNVLEENVKAQEEKLEEMKTGPSERETLEKEKSALEEDVKKFQAIIEQLEGHIVKMDKMVEEKEKGLETKVTEKESICAENEELKKRVEEQGINSRDADRMKRELHALERDIGDIENQRIEWEEKAWDLDSAIGNMYKKLEELMIECNQSIRRLKLGNEFQYQLNPQGSSPAEVLGINYKKTLKPTLASFEDEMKKSSMGKMEELIYLQQQSSEKAMKLESKRNRLATLQAHIDDLEAQLDLVKKERLDFTSSCAIEAGRIVEEVEAETQKLDQVEREAADFLKASKAKLQETIAQTEEEVQLCAHELFAVVDSVSKYKEYITSKVGMMKNDLAEAAGTIADLHKAGLPVSDANH; encoded by the exons ATGAGAGGCGCCGGACGCCGTCGTACCAATTCTGCAGTGCCGGATCGCCGTCATCCACCACCGACTCCGATAAACGACCCAAGGCAATTTATCTCCACTGGCGGGCGTGATTCCGACGCAAGCTTCGCCAGTAGCCGGCCTTCATCTGCCGGTGTAAACACTCGGTCCTCCGCTATCCCCATCTCTGACCGCTCCTATCAACTCTCTGCTCTGCGTACAATCAATGCTTACCTTTCCTCCCACTCTCTCCCTTTTACTCTCAAACATCCTCTCCCTTCTGCAAAAGATATCACCGAAACCCTAAAATTCATTCTCTCTCGTTTCGGATTTTCCTTAGCAGAGTCGCATAAACTCGAAGATGATCTCCAAACCCTACTGAAATCCCTAAATTGCCCCGTGAAATTGAACAAATCTGCATTACGCGCCCCTGGGACGCCTCATTCCTGGCCTAGTCTACTTGCAGCAATTCACTGGCTTGTTCAGCTATGTAAATTTGATGATTACCGGATGAGTTCGGCTCAACCACTAGCTCCGAGTAATAAGGAATTGAGATATACTGTAGAGAGTTATTTGCATTACTTTAGGGGGAAAGATGATCAAGTAGATGAATTGGATCGCCAATTTATGCAAGAGTTGGAACAACATAAGGAGCGGTTGGTTGAGGATGTGAATGTCTTGGAGGAGAATGTGAAGGCTCAAGAGGAAAAGTTGGAAGAAATGAAGACAGGACCATCGGAAAGAGAGACGTTGGAGAAGGAGAAGAGTGCGTTGGAGGAAGATGTAAAGAAGTTTCAGGCTATCATTGAACAGTTAGAAGGGCATATAGTGAAAATGGATAAGATGGtggaagagaaagaaaaagggTTAGAGACTAAGGTTACAGAGAAAGAGAGCATTTGTGCAGAGAATGAGGAGTTGAAGAAGAGGGTGGAGGAACAAGGGATTAATTCCAGGGATGCAGATAGGATGAAGAGGGAGTTGCATGCTTTGGAAAGGGATATTGGGGATATTGAGAACCAGAGGATTGAATGGGAGGAGAAGGCTTGGGACCTCGACTCTGCGATTGGGAACATGTACAAGAAGCTTGAGGAGCTAATGATTGAGTGCAACCAATCTATCAGGAG GTTAAAGCTTGGAAATGAATTTCAGTATCAATTGAATCCCCAAGGGTCCTCACCAGCAGAGGTATTAggtataaattacaaaaaaacatTAAAGCCCACTCTTGCATCCTTTGAAGATGAGATGAAAAAGAGTTCCATGGGGAAAATGGAAGAGTTGATATATCTCCAGCAACAGTCATCTGAGAAGGCTATGAAATTAGAGTCAAAGAGGAATCGTCTGGCTACTCTTCAGGCTCACATTGATGAT TTGGAGGCTCAGTTGGACTTGGTAAAGAAGGAAAGACTGGACTTCACATCTAGCTGTGCAATAGAAGCCGGAAGGATAGTTGAAGAAGTTGAAGCAGAAACGCAGAAGTTGGATCAGGTTGAAAGAGAGGCGGCGGACTTCCTGAAG GCGTCCAAGGCCAAATTACAGGAAACAATCGCACAAACTGAGGAAGAAGTGCAGCTGTGTGCCCATGAACTCTTTGCTGTTGTTGATTCagtttcaaaatataaagagtaTATTACATCAAAAGTTGGCATGATGAAGAATGATCTCGCAGAAGCTGCCGGGACTATAGCAGATCTGCATAAAGCTGGTTTGCCTGTCTCTGACGCAAACCACTGA
- the LOC101244424 gene encoding NDR1/HIN1-like protein 26 yields MTSRLTQNGINGTHHHPQYYPHPTSSSSSKASFKGCCCCLFLLFSFLLLLILAVILVIVLAVKPKKPQFDLQQVGVQYVGITPNPAAIATSSASVSLNIRMVFTAFNDNKVGIKYGESRFTIMYRGIPLGRGSVPAFYQPAHSVKRVETTIVVDRVNLLQADAADLIRDAALNDRVELRVLGDVGAKIRILGFTSPGVEVSVDCAIVISPRKQALTYKQCGFDGLSV; encoded by the exons ATGACCTCAAGATTAACTCAAAATGGTATTAATGGCACCCACCATCATCCTCAATATTACCCTCATCctacttcttcttcatcatctaaAGCTTCATTTAAAGGTTGTTGTTGTTGCCTATTTCTACTCTTTTCCTTCTTACTTCTCCTCATTCTAGCTGTTATACTTGTTATTGTACTTGCCGTCAAGCCTAAAAAACCCCAGTTCGATCTTCAGCAAGTGGGTGTTCAATACGTCGGAATTACACCTAATCCAGCTGCGATTGCAACTTCCTCCGCCTCTGTTTCACTCAATATTCGTATGGTTTTCACTGCTTTCAATGATAATAAAGTAGGGATCAAGTACGGTGAGTCCCGGTTCACGATCATGTACCGTGGGATTCCTCTGGGTCGGGGCTCCGTACCCGCGTTCTACCAGCCAGCTCATAGTGTTAAGCGGGTTGAAACTACCATCGTTGTGGATCGGGTTAACTTGCTCCAAGCTGACGCAGCAGATTTGATTCGTGACGCCGCCTTGAATGACCGGGTCGAGTTACGGGTATTGGGTGATGTCGGAGCTAAGATTCGAATCCTTGGTTTTACTTCACCTGGTGTAGAG GTATCAGTGGATTGTGCAATAGTGATTAGTCCAAGGAAACAGGCTCTCACATATAAGCAATGTGGATTTGATGGTCTAAGTGTATGA
- the RPL3 gene encoding ribosomal protein L3: MSHRKFEHPRHGSLGFLPRKRAARHRGKVKAFPKDDPSKPCKLTAFLGYKAGMTHIVREVEKPGSKLHKKETCEAVTIVETPPMVIVGVVGYVKTPRGLRCLNTVWAQHLSEDIKRRFYKNWCKSKKKAFLKYSKKYETDEGKKDIQAQLEKLKKYACVIRVLAHTQIRKMKGLKQKKAHLMEIQVNGGSIAQKVDFAYGFFEKQVPVDAVFQKDEMIDIIGVTKGKGYEGVVTRWGVTRLPRKTHRGLRKVACIGAWHPARVSFTVARAGQNGYHHRTEMNKKVYKLGKVGQESHTALTEFDRTEKDITPIGGFPHYGVVKEDYLLIKGCCVGTKKRVVTLRQSLLNQTSRVALEEIKLKFIDTSSKFGHGRFQTTQEKQKFYGRLKA; the protein is encoded by the exons ATGTCTCACAGGAAGTTTGAGCACCCAAGACACGGTTCTTTGGGATTTCTCCCCAGGAAGCGTGCTGCCAGACACAGGGGAAAGG TGAAGGCATTCCCAAAGGATGACCCAAGCAAGCCTTGCAAGCTAACTGCCTTCTTGGGTTACAAGGCTGGAATGACTCACATTGTCAGAGAAGTTGAGAAACCTGGATCAA AACTCCACAAGAAAGAGACATGTGAAGCTGTTACCATTGTTGAAACACCTCCTATGGTGATTGTTGGTGTTGTTGGGTATGTGAAGACCCCTCGTGGTCTTCGTTGCCTGAACACAGTCTGGGCTCAACATCTCAGTGAAGACATTAAGAGGAGGTTCTACAAGAACTGGTGCAAATCCAAGAAGAAGGCCTTCCTGAAGTACTCTAAGAAATATGAAACTGATGAAGGGAAAAAGGATATCCAGGCACAGCTGGAGAAATTGAAGAAGTATGCTTGTGTCATCCGTGTGTTGGCTCACACTCAG ATAAGGAAGATGAAGGGTTTGAAACAGAAGAAAGCCCATTTGATGGAGATCCAGGTTAATGGAGGATCAATTGCTCAGAAGGTTGACTTCGCATATGGTTTCTTTGAGAAGCAGGTTCCAGTTGATGCTGTTTTCCAGAAGGATGAGATGATTGACATCATTGGTGTCACCAAGGGTAAGGGTTATGAAGGTGTTGTTACTCGTTGGGGTGTGACACGTCTTCCTCGCAAAACCCACAGGGGTCTACGTAAGGTTGCTTGTATTGGTGCCTGGCATCCTGCTAGAGTTTCATTCACAGTGGCTCGTGCTGGTCAAAATGGATACCATCACCGTACTGAGATGAACAAGAAGGTTTACAAGCTCGGCAAGGTTGGACAGGAGTCCCACACTGCCCTAACTGAGTTTGACAG GACTGAGAAAGACATTACACCTATTGGTGGATTTCCCCATTATGGTGTGGTGAAGGAGGATTACCTGTTGATCAAGGGATGCTGTGTTGGTACTAAGAAGAGGGTTGTAACTCTGCGTCAATCCCTTCTCAACCAGACTTCTCGTGTTGCTCTTGAGGAGATTAAGCTGAAGTTCATCGACACATCCTCCAAGTTTGGACATGGTCGCTTCCAGACCACCCAAGAGAAGCAGAAATTCTATGGACGCCTGAAGGCTTGA
- the LOC101263551 gene encoding COP9 signalosome complex subunit 8, whose product MDTSQLNEALASSFYDKIADICDDLMLQGAAEGIEFQDEWPYAIHLLGHIYSNDINSARFLWKKIPAAVKEARPEVVAVWRIGQKLWTRDYVGVHEAIRGFSWSPEIQPFVASFAELYRKRMFELLLSAYSTISTQDSAHFLGMNENDATNYVLQQGWALDSASQMLTVKKQAVLTEQKLDPSKLQRLTEYVFHLEH is encoded by the exons ATGGATACTTCTCAACTCAACGAAGCCTTGGCGTCCAGCTTCTACGACAAGATTGCTGATATTTGTGATGATCTCATGCTCCAG GGTGCCGCTGAGGGAATCGAATTTCAAGATGAATGGCCGTACGCGATTCACCTTCTAGGTCATATTTACAGCAATGACAT TAATAGTGCGCGATTTCTGTGGAAGAAGATACCTGCAGCTGTAAAAGAAGCCCGACCAGAGGTGGTGGCTGTTTGGAGGATTGGGCAGAAACTTTGGACAAGGGACTATGTCGGTGTACATGAGGCTATTCGTGGATTCAGCTGGAGtcctgagattcagccctttgtggCTTCCTTTGCAG AATTATACAGAAAAAGGATGTTCGAGCTCCTTCTTTCCGCTTATTCAACCATTAGCACACAAGACTCAGCTCACTTCCTgggaatgaatgaaaatgatgctACAAACT ATGTGCTGCAACAGGGTTGGGCTTTGGATTCGGCATCTCAAATGCTTACTGTGAAGAAACAAGCAGTTCTAACAGAACAGAAGTTAGACCCCAGTAAATTACAGCGCTTGACTGAATATGTCTTCCATCTGGAGCACTAA